Part of the Henckelia pumila isolate YLH828 chromosome 2, ASM3356847v2, whole genome shotgun sequence genome is shown below.
TGCAGAAGATTATATCAAAGCAACTTACACCAAACATCCTTAAAAACCAAACTTAAAATTTCCAGGGTGATATAAAAGAACAGTTAAAGGTACATGTTCTATAATGTGTAGAACGGTTAGAGCAAATACCTAATAATAAGACCTTGATACAAATATATAACAGAAGTCCTCGTGCAAAAAGAAAGCAACAACTCTCACAACCGTTTGGAGCAGAGTTGACGTTAAATATTGAATGATACAATATGTTCCTAACAAGGTAACATAAAAGAGAATACAATGCCTACATAGCTCTCCTCCAGTCTAGCTCTAACGGCCAACCTCGTACACTCCTATTCCTATACATCACTTTTGTTAACCTCAAGTCTCATAGATTTTCCTCAACTCTTACCAAAACTGCAGTAACCAATACATCAAGCCCACACACCAAGATGTCCCTTCCTACGTTATAAACACATTTACGACCAAAACAATCCCCCATGGTGCAGTCACGCTCCCAATCAGAGGCAGACAGATATTTTTCCTTTAGTTTTGTGCATCATCCACACATAAGTTGTGTGACACAAACTCTGGAAAGATTAGTGTCATCAGAACTCAGAACCAGTCAACCAGGCTCTTCTATACGAACAATATAAGACCCAGGCAAAGAGCCGAACAAGCTATATGCTAATTGCTAGGATATAAGGATTTATAACAATAGCATTGACAAAAGTAAAACCCGAAAAACCATGAGAACAGACCCGAGGAGAGAGAAGGGAAGAGAAAGTTGCTTAAcccaaaggcttcaaacaaaaTATCACTGAAGCCTTTCGGGAATACTGAATATTAAAACTTACCCTTTCAACCCACAAAAGTGATTGATGAATAGAACCGGGGAACCATTTCCCTCAATTTATCTGGCTACaactatttaaaattttgaagctTAATATAGAAAATAATAAGCTAGAAATCAAATGGAGTTTCAAAGGATATGTTGATTTATATCTAAAATTTTAACAAGCTAGCGTTCTCAGGAATAATAACATTCCTCTCCCCAAGTTTCTGACCACGGAATGGGTTCCATAATTTCGAGCTAACCAAGCAAAGGAACCCTTTTCACTATTGTCTTATCCACCAACATAATATCACTTTTCACAGATACCAATTAAAACAACAATCTTTACAGAATTTgtaaaaaatcccaaatgccCACAAACTTATATCAGGATAAATaacatgaaaatacaaaaacccATTTCGAAACAAACAAAGGAATACAAAAAAAGGAACACTCCACAATTAGCTTAAGGACTCACCTTTCGGCTGACAGAGATGGAATAGTCCAGTTTGCTGGCAATGTATCGGAACCAAGTAGAGGGCGCAACCATCGCGAATTCAGctggataattttttttttatttttaactatGCAATTCCCTTAAACCCTTGAAATCTTCCCCTCCTCCGATTTGGGGGTTGAATTTCTGTTTCTGCGGTCAAGTCTGTGCTTCGTATATGACACTCTCAAACTCTCAAGGCCTCAACTGAGAGTTGATATTAATTTTCCTACAAAAATAtctgatattaattttaatttccagggctttttaattaaataatatcaaataaaatttttttagatAACAAAAATGGCAACAGTAACAGGGGCcggatttaattttataaaatgttattatttacataaattttaattaaaggGTACGGGATTATTTGAGATAGATTTATTGTgcactttaatttttttctataattttataaatattataatctttattatttaaataaaaaaacttaacatattaataaagaataataataaatcatatgaaataaattgataaaaaaaacttaacatATCAAtaaagaataataataaatcatatgaaataaattgataataataatagtaataatgttaacaattttgaaattaaaaatacgataaaattaaaaaaactacaataatattttttttaaaaaaagagggACAAAAGTAACCAAATTTATAATTAGTATAAAAAAATCGAAACTTATATTTACTATTAAGTACTCTGTTTaactatttttatatataacaaCTAGGAAGTACGTGCAAATATTGTCCAAATATCatgtattatccaaaatcaaatgcccacccctattttttttttttttaaaaagcctAGTTGATATTAGTAAATCGGTTTGATTATTTACATAATGTAAAAAAACAACtaattttatcaaaatatcgtaaataaaataaaataatagtattacgaataaaaatcatgcatgcatatataaaaaaaattattattattaaaaataaaattaagattaTAATATCGATAAAAAGAAATATAATAATACAATTATATTTGAAATGAAGTTACATGCATGGATGAACAATGAATTACcataaattgaattaaaaagttACAAATGGGGAATTAATAAATGACAATTAATTTAAGTAAAAGTCAAAACTTGCGGGATCTTGATTCAAATCTAGCCCCTCGAGACTCGTTCCATAAATCACGATCAAATGATCAATACATGCAAGGAATTCACAACCTATAAATACTCAATTCTTGCCCGTTCATAATTTTCATCTTACAATTAAGTTTTTTGATATACATAATATGGCTTTCCAATTCAGCAAAATCATTTTTCTTGCATTTGTGTGTGTAATTCTTGGGATGCATTCATCTCTAGCAACATCCAGAACCGTTCCAGGCAGAAGAATGGTGGAGAGACACGAGCAATGGATGAAACAATATGGTCGTGTATACGAAGACGACGTCGAAAAGGCGAAGCGATTCAAAATATTCAAGCACAATGTGGAGTTCATCGAATCCTCCAACCTTGACCAAACCAAGTCTTACAAACTTGCCGTTAATGAATTCTCAGATATTTCGAACCAAGAGTTCCGCGCTTCTCGTGGCGGATACAGGACTAGATCATATTCTCCCCACGAGACATTTTCGGCCACCAATTACTACTTTAGGCATGAAAATGTGACTGCAATTCCTGCAAGCCTCGACTGGAGGAAGAAAGGAGTTGTCACTGCCGTGAAGAATCAATTTACATGCGGTGAgacatatataaaaattaaatattcatgAGTTATAAATTCATGAAAACAATTGAAATATTTGTTAGGTTATAAACCCATGAATTGTCTATCCCAAAAAGTTTGTTGGGGTTGTCTCAAAGGTTTATAACCAAACTCTTTGTTAGTTTTATTATTCAATGTGGAATAATTGTAACAATTATCTCGTTCTTAAAATTACTCGAAAACTCATGCACCCATGCATATACGCACGTACAGGGTCTTGTTGGGCATTTTCAGCAGTTGCAGCCACGGAAGGGATCCACGGGATTAAAACGGGGAAGCTGGTGTCATTGTCCGAACAAGAACTCGTGGATTGTGATTCCAACAAGATGAATCATGGGTGCCGCGGAGGTTATATGAATGAAGCGTTCGAATTCATAATTCATCGAGGCCTCTCGACAGAAGCCAACTATCCATACAAAGGAGAAAATGGCGTGTGTAACAACAAAAAGGAATCCTCAAGAGTGGCAAAGATCACTGGATTTGAGAAAGTGCCGTCTAAAGACGAGTCGGCGTTACTCAAAGCGGTGACGAAGCAACCTGTGTCTGTGGCCATTGATGCCAGTGGACTGGCTTTACAGTTTTACGCAGGTGGCATATATATGGCTGAGTACTGTGGAACTCATCTAAATCATGGTGTCACAGTTGTTGGATACGGAAAAAGCGAGGCCGGGAAAAAATACTGGCTCGTGAAGAACTCTTGGGGCGCAGCATGGGGCGAAGGGGGATACGTGAAATTCGAGAGAGATGTTGGTGCTAAGGAAGGGGCTTGCGGGATAGCCATGGTTGCCTCTTATCCAATTATTGATTAAAACAATTGTTAATTTCCAAAGACATTTTTGGTGTCGTATGCATGCTATGCTCCAACTGTATACCTCTCAGAGGCCATATATATGGATCGAACTTACAATTGATCAGTCtgcttttctttttcattttttttggaaCTTCTGATCATGTAATTTCCGATTACTTCTGCGACTACCAAATTCAGATAATGAAGTGTACGTTATCTTATACAATTGAGCAAGTTTTTCATTGTATGATAAATCTTTACACTTATATATAGGGTATGTAAAACTGCGACTTCATTGTAGATAACACGAAATAGATCGAGTCGCAGTTTCAAGACATAAATGTTTACATGTCATGTATAACAAAAgtaataattgatattttatgtattattatgatctATATgcattaactaaaattaaataatattttcatagcTCAATGTATGCTCGAACTCAAATAATGGATACATAATCTAATCAAGATATTagtacaaaatatttatttagtatTAATATAACccaaaatattagaatttgtATGACCACAAAACCGTAAAATCATAACCGAAATTTAATGAAATGCTATAGATGATGCAGATATTTCAATGTAGTTTATATATTTTGATGGGGCTTTTATATATTGATAAAAAATGTTGTTGAAGAGATTTAACAGATTTCAACTACATACGTCAAATGATTGAGACGAAATGGTAAGGATTCTTAAGTTAGGATCCTATGATGTTAATATTTTATGTGTATATTGCAGAGAGACGCAAGGACGTTATAGTCATGCTTTTGATTTCTTGAAAGACGTGTTCTCATCTAGTTGATGTACTAGTAATCAACGCACTTTCTAAAGAGTTTCAGATGAGCTTACGGGTTTTTCTCCAACCCGAGAAATTAAGTTCAGTGTCAAGTATCTCAAGGAAGAATTTATTTAAGCTGACGAAAAGAATAACACAGTAGTACATAAAGCAGATTGTAATGAGATTCATTGATAAGGTACTGATTTATTCGATATAAAATCTAAGCATGCAGAATATTTGAGAATGATTTTGTAGATTTCGGGAATTTTGCAATTGTGTGCTATCTGTTTAGAAGCAAATTTTCGTTGTAGCAATTGTTTTGAGAATTCTAGAGGAAATTTCGGTAGAATGCACAATTGAATTACTGTATTTTGATTTGGACAATaataaatgaattttttttagataaCGATTAGATATGGATGATTTTCTTGATGAATTGATTTAGATGTAATCAATGATGAATTGATGGAGTAAGAGCGAATTTTGGATGTTTTGATTGTTGTCCCTATAAATTAAGAAATCTTTGTGatttaagattttaatggaaTGAATAGAATTTTAGATTTGATATCGACAAGATTTGTTGAGTTTTGATTGATGATTTTTAGATAGCAGAAAATCAGTCACGATTGAGCCATTTCATTGATTCTTTTTGGAGATATTGAAATTCTTGTTGTAGTTCATGCATTCTTTGATTTGCATGacatttattattgagaattctGCCAATTTGGCATTGATTGACATTTCGAACATGAAGTTCAGAAACTTGTATTTGTTTGAACATTTGAATTCTATTTCTGGACATTGACattgatttggatgagttttGTTATTCTAATCTATTATGATCTCGATTTTATTTATTGACATCAGATTATGCCTTGAGACTTTACTTCGATGAGCGTGTGCGAATTCCCCATGCTGACAACAATGATTTTGGTTTGTTTTGATTATGGGCATGATGTCATACCCGTTGATGTGTGATAatatgatttgatattgattgattgaCTCGCATTCCTTGTTCATGGAGCCTTGATTTTGATCCACTCACATTTTCGTATTGAgctgcaagtgagttgtttccACTTAGCAGAATTTTCGTCCAAAATATTGTATTTTGAGGTTGTTTTAAACAATATTCTTTggatttcgatttgattttgaccCAGCAAGTTATTGATTGAGCTGAGTTACATTGAACGTCATTTTGATATTTCTTTGGCTCGTATCTAATAGTGACTGATAGCACCATTAAATAGAATCATGGCTTTTTGTATTCTAAGTTAGATTTTGAAGCAGATTCGCAGTTGATTAGAATAGATGTGTTCTGATCCAAATTGAATTAGTAACGAGAATCAGAAGAGCTTTGAGAACAGTTCAGAGTTTCAGAATCACTTGATATGGTTACCACATTGAGATAACGATAACAATATTAGATATGAATCTTTGGGTTGATGTGATgattattttaaagattttacgAGGTATTTTGGTATAATTTCAGCATTTAGATCGAGAGAATAATTCTGAATTCTGAAATGAATTGAAGTATTAAGTGTTGGTAGAGACGAATGAATTTGATTAGCagaatttgaatttaattaattgaattgcaaGCACTTGAAAACATAAAGAATGAAATAGATGATAAATTGTTCATATTGATTTGATCTGATAATCGAGCTAATGTGATTGATGTATCAGTATTTTGGGTTTTAGTTCTGAATTGAATTTGTGGTGTTTATTCATTAGCTTCATTTGATTGATGGGATCTATGAATTAGATTAAGCAATGAAAAGATACTTGAATTAGGGAAACTGGTACAGAGATGAGTCCCAGTGCAGATAGATGTTAACATCTAATGATTTTCGAATTTActaaatttatatgattttgatCTCAATTCGATAATCGGATGAATGATTTTAGAGTCTTATCTTGCCTATTCGAATGatgatatttgaattgatttgacATTGGAAGAATATGATAAGGATTTCAGAGTATTTTGAATTGTGAATGTCACATAATTGCGAGAACAGATTGTAACTCGCAAATGATTATGTGAACATGCGAGATGACGGTGTAGACAAAAACTTCAGGATATTGAATTTTGAGATTATGTGAGATGTTAAGAACTGTCTGATTGACATAAGTTTCCTATGAGTTTTAAATTATGTATTGGGTTTAGATTGAAATAGGTTGTTTAAGAATTGGATTGGTGACTCGTTAAGGATTGACGATtaagtctgcttgtttcatcCCTTATTAGATGACATACAGACATGACCATATGTCTAGCATTTATATCAGAGACGATatgagattgcacggtgtgccgaaatctattgtttcagattGAGACTCTAGATTTACTTCTcatttttggcacagtttgAAAGAAACTATTGGTACTCGgttgcacttgagtacaacaTACCATCCTCAgccagacggacagtcagagccgACTATCCAGGCCTTAGAGGATATGATAAGAGCTGTGGTACTAGATCTTGGTAccagttggcaagattctttgtcaCTTGTTGAGTTTCCTACTATAACAGCCATCAGATAAAAATTGAGATATATCCTTTTAAAAGCTTTATGTATTGTAGGAAGCGCAGAATTTCTTTTGTTTGGAATGAAGTTTAAAAGGCACCAGCTATTGGGCCAGACATGATcaaaaaaatggaagaaaagatgaaattgttcggtttagaaggAGAACAACATCAGATAGACAAGCCAATTATGCAAATGCCAAACGTAGATCG
Proteins encoded:
- the LOC140884140 gene encoding senescence-specific cysteine protease SAG39-like, whose amino-acid sequence is MVERHEQWMKQYGRVYEDDVEKAKRFKIFKHNVEFIESSNLDQTKSYKLAVNEFSDISNQEFRASRGGYRTRSYSPHETFSATNYYFRHENVTAIPASLDWRKKGVVTAVKNQFTCGSCWAFSAVAATEGIHGIKTGKLVSLSEQELVDCDSNKMNHGCRGGYMNEAFEFIIHRGLSTEANYPYKGENGVCNNKKESSRVAKITGFEKVPSKDESALLKAVTKQPVSVAIDASGLALQFYAGGIYMAEYCGTHLNHGVTVVGYGKSEAGKKYWLVKNSWGAAWGEGGYVKFERDVGAKEGACGIAMVASYPIID